Proteins from one bacterium genomic window:
- a CDS encoding amylo-alpha-1,6-glucosidase, protein MDGSRRHAALGAVALISFGREICGDLPSALRREWLVTNGLGGYASGTLAGVNTRRYHGLLVAALTPPVGRTVLVAGLSEWMVLDGRRYPLSAHEYGDGTVDPDGYRYVQSFALDGMLPVWTYAFEDTLLERRVWMAYGGGTTYVGYRLVRGRGPAILRLTPLVTCRDFHLLRPGGGWRPETRADASSVTIRAEGAPPYRVLAPGGRFVQDGRWWWNFLHREERSRGLDDREDLYAPGEFVLSLSPGEPVALVATVEDDPDLDAARALRAALDRQGALLRRAGTERADPIVRQLTLAADQLIVRRDVGGSAGMTVLAGYHWFGDWGRDAMIALPGLTLSTGRHDDGAEILRTFSAFVRDGLLPNNFPEPRGADPSYNTADASLWFVLAVAAYDAAARERGLVDELYAVVREIVDRHLAGTRYGIGMDAQDGLLRAGEPGVQLTWMDAKVDETIITPRVGKPVEINALWYNALRTAARLSAGRDEAAASRYDVLAGRVRAAFRARFVRPGRDALADVVDGPDGDDLTERANQIFAVSLPFPLLDGDAAAGVVRAVGRALLTTYGLRSLAPDAPGYHGIYEGDLLSRDHAYHEGTAWAWLIGPYAEAYCRVTGDAAGALGLLRPFEHHLRDAGLGTISEIFDGDPPHRPRGCIAQAWSVAEVLRIWRKLSAMMETHR, encoded by the coding sequence GTGGACGGCTCTCGTCGCCACGCTGCTCTCGGAGCCGTTGCGCTGATCTCGTTCGGGCGAGAGATCTGCGGCGATCTGCCCTCCGCGCTGAGGCGTGAGTGGCTCGTCACCAACGGACTCGGCGGATACGCGTCCGGGACGCTGGCCGGCGTCAATACGCGGCGGTACCACGGCCTGCTCGTGGCGGCCCTCACACCTCCGGTCGGCCGGACGGTGCTGGTCGCCGGACTGTCGGAGTGGATGGTACTCGACGGCCGGCGGTACCCGCTGTCCGCGCACGAGTACGGGGACGGCACGGTCGATCCCGACGGCTACCGATACGTACAAAGTTTTGCACTCGACGGGATGCTGCCGGTCTGGACCTACGCCTTCGAGGACACGCTGCTCGAACGGCGGGTGTGGATGGCCTACGGCGGGGGCACGACCTACGTGGGCTACCGGCTCGTGCGGGGCCGCGGCCCCGCGATCCTCCGGCTGACGCCGCTCGTCACCTGCCGCGACTTTCACCTGTTGCGGCCGGGCGGCGGCTGGCGGCCGGAAACGCGCGCGGATGCCTCGAGCGTGACGATCCGGGCGGAGGGCGCCCCGCCGTACCGCGTGCTCGCGCCGGGCGGACGCTTCGTCCAGGACGGCCGGTGGTGGTGGAATTTCCTGCACCGCGAGGAGCGCTCGCGCGGCCTCGACGATCGCGAAGATCTTTACGCGCCCGGAGAGTTCGTGTTGTCGTTGTCGCCCGGCGAGCCGGTTGCGCTGGTGGCGACGGTGGAGGACGACCCGGACCTTGACGCCGCGCGGGCCCTCCGGGCGGCCCTCGACCGGCAGGGAGCGCTGCTGCGCCGGGCCGGGACCGAGCGCGCCGATCCGATCGTCCGGCAGCTGACCCTGGCCGCGGATCAGTTGATCGTCCGCCGTGACGTGGGGGGCTCCGCCGGCATGACCGTTCTGGCCGGTTATCACTGGTTCGGCGACTGGGGGCGCGACGCGATGATCGCGCTGCCGGGACTGACGCTGTCCACGGGGCGCCACGACGACGGGGCGGAAATTCTCCGCACGTTTTCCGCATTCGTCCGGGACGGCCTGCTGCCCAACAACTTCCCGGAACCGCGCGGCGCGGACCCGAGTTACAATACCGCCGACGCGTCGCTGTGGTTTGTGCTCGCGGTCGCTGCGTACGACGCGGCGGCGCGGGAGCGCGGTCTCGTCGACGAACTGTACGCCGTGGTCCGCGAGATCGTCGACCGGCACCTGGCCGGCACGCGCTACGGCATCGGCATGGACGCGCAGGACGGGCTTCTGCGCGCGGGTGAGCCCGGCGTGCAGCTGACCTGGATGGACGCCAAGGTGGACGAGACGATCATCACCCCACGCGTCGGCAAGCCGGTGGAGATCAACGCGCTCTGGTACAACGCGCTCCGGACCGCGGCGAGGCTTTCGGCCGGACGCGACGAGGCCGCGGCGTCGCGCTACGATGTCCTGGCCGGCCGGGTCCGCGCGGCGTTCCGGGCGCGGTTCGTTCGTCCGGGCCGCGACGCGCTGGCGGATGTCGTGGACGGCCCCGACGGCGACGATCTCACGGAGCGCGCGAATCAGATTTTCGCGGTGTCGCTGCCCTTCCCGCTGCTCGACGGCGACGCCGCCGCGGGCGTCGTCCGCGCGGTCGGCCGCGCGCTTCTGACCACGTACGGCCTCCGGTCGCTTGCCCCGGACGCGCCGGGGTACCACGGGATATACGAGGGCGATCTACTCAGCCGCGATCACGCGTATCATGAAGGCACGGCATGGGCGTGGCTGATCGGGCCGTACGCCGAGGCCTACTGCCGCGTGACGGGCGACGCCGCCGGCGCGCTCGGCCTGCTGCGGCCGTTCGAACATCATCTGCGCGACGCGGGGCTCGGCACGATATCGGAGATCTTCGACGGCGATCCGCCGCACCGTCCGCGCGGCTGCATCGCTCAGGCCTGGAGCGTGGCGGAGGTACTCAGAATATGGCGGAAACTGTCCGCGATGATGGAGACCCACCGATGA
- a CDS encoding glucosidase: MTPGRGETPSPPPLDPERRRLADAHAGRAPWYRWGPYLSQRQWGTVREDYSADGTAWDYFPHDHARSRVYRWNEDGLLGMCDEQSLLCFALALWNGADPILKERPFGLTSAEGNHGEDLKEYYFFLDNTPTHSYMRALYKYPQRVFPYNDLVAENRRRGREAPEYELIDTGVFDGDRYFDVTVEYAKAAPEDILIRITATNRGPEPAPIHLLPTLWYRNTWIWSRDDPGGLRREPGASAGRNDRRPELRAERGPQRPGEAWRVVRAAHPTLGDYRLACSGDPALLFTENETNAERLWHGPNRTRYVKDGIHAAVVDGAADAVNPELTGTKAAAHYALTLAPHETRTVLLRLSTEAKEGGGPPFAGAADVFVARQAEADAFYRPLAPAGASEDARLVQRQAFAGLLWSKQSYHYDVQRWLDGDPAAPPPPARRKTGRNADWRHVDAADVISMPDTWEYPWFAAWDLAFQCVPLALVDPEFAKRQLILIMREWYMHPNGQLPAYEWAFGDVNPPVHAWAAWRVYEIDRRLRGAPDRAFLERVFHKLLLNFTWWVNRKDEEGRNVFQGGFLGLDNIGVFDRSQPLPTGGHLDQADGTAWMGMFCLNMLAIALELARDDSAYEDVATKFFEHFLYIAAALNNLGADGIPLWNDRDEFYYDVIHLPDDTYQALAIRSAVGLLPLFAVETIEPALLAMLPEFRSRLEWVLANRSDLASLVSRWQEPGAGERRLLALARGHRMKRVLRRALDPQEFLSDCGVRMMSRYHADHPYMLEINGQTYRVAYEPAESRTGLFGGNSNWRGPVWFPINFLLIESLRRFHRYYGDDFLVEHPTGSGTLRTLSAIADDLSDRLTRIFLRDAGGRRAVFGGNDRFQTDPQWRDYIPFYEYFHGDTGAGLGASHQTGWTALVATLLSEPLR; this comes from the coding sequence GTGACGCCGGGCCGCGGCGAGACACCTTCGCCGCCGCCCCTGGATCCGGAACGGCGCCGGCTCGCGGACGCGCACGCGGGCCGCGCCCCGTGGTATCGGTGGGGGCCGTACCTCTCCCAGCGGCAGTGGGGCACCGTCCGCGAGGACTATTCCGCCGACGGCACGGCCTGGGACTATTTCCCGCACGATCACGCGCGCTCGCGCGTCTACCGGTGGAACGAGGACGGTCTGCTCGGCATGTGCGACGAACAGTCGCTCTTGTGCTTCGCGCTCGCGCTCTGGAACGGCGCGGACCCCATTCTGAAGGAGCGACCGTTCGGGCTTACGAGCGCCGAGGGCAACCACGGCGAGGACCTCAAGGAGTACTACTTCTTCCTCGACAACACCCCGACGCATTCGTACATGCGTGCGCTGTACAAGTACCCGCAGCGGGTCTTTCCCTACAACGACCTCGTCGCGGAGAACCGGCGCCGCGGCCGGGAGGCGCCCGAATATGAGCTGATCGATACCGGGGTGTTCGACGGCGACCGGTACTTCGACGTCACGGTCGAGTACGCGAAGGCGGCGCCTGAGGACATCCTGATCCGGATCACGGCGACGAACCGCGGTCCGGAGCCCGCGCCGATTCACCTGCTGCCCACGCTGTGGTACCGCAACACCTGGATCTGGAGCCGCGACGACCCCGGCGGCCTACGGCGTGAGCCAGGGGCGTCCGCGGGGCGGAACGACCGCCGCCCGGAGCTCCGCGCCGAGCGCGGGCCGCAGCGCCCCGGGGAGGCCTGGCGGGTGGTGCGCGCCGCGCACCCCACGCTCGGCGACTACCGGCTCGCCTGCTCCGGCGATCCGGCGTTGTTGTTCACCGAGAACGAGACGAACGCGGAACGGCTGTGGCATGGGCCGAACCGGACGCGTTACGTGAAGGACGGCATTCACGCCGCGGTCGTCGACGGCGCCGCGGACGCGGTCAATCCCGAACTTACCGGCACCAAGGCGGCGGCGCACTATGCGCTGACGCTCGCCCCTCACGAGACGCGGACCGTTCTGCTCCGCCTGTCTACCGAAGCCAAGGAGGGCGGGGGACCGCCGTTCGCCGGCGCGGCCGACGTCTTCGTGGCCAGGCAGGCCGAGGCCGACGCCTTCTACCGGCCGCTTGCGCCGGCGGGGGCCTCCGAGGACGCCCGGCTGGTGCAGCGCCAGGCGTTCGCCGGGCTGCTGTGGAGCAAACAGTCCTATCACTACGACGTGCAGCGCTGGCTCGACGGGGATCCCGCGGCGCCGCCGCCCCCGGCGCGGCGCAAGACCGGACGCAACGCCGACTGGCGCCACGTCGATGCCGCCGACGTCATCTCGATGCCGGACACCTGGGAGTATCCGTGGTTCGCGGCCTGGGACCTCGCGTTCCAGTGCGTGCCGCTCGCGCTCGTGGATCCGGAGTTCGCCAAGCGGCAGCTCATCCTCATCATGCGCGAGTGGTACATGCATCCGAACGGCCAGCTGCCGGCGTACGAATGGGCGTTCGGCGACGTCAATCCTCCGGTGCACGCCTGGGCCGCCTGGCGGGTGTACGAGATCGACCGGCGTCTGCGCGGCGCGCCCGACCGCGCGTTTCTGGAACGCGTCTTTCATAAGCTGCTGCTCAACTTCACGTGGTGGGTCAACCGCAAAGACGAGGAGGGCCGGAACGTTTTTCAGGGCGGGTTCCTCGGGCTCGACAACATCGGCGTCTTCGACCGGAGCCAGCCGCTGCCGACCGGCGGGCACCTCGACCAAGCCGACGGCACGGCGTGGATGGGTATGTTTTGCCTGAACATGCTCGCGATCGCGCTCGAGCTGGCGCGCGACGACAGCGCCTATGAGGACGTCGCGACCAAGTTTTTCGAGCACTTCCTCTACATCGCGGCCGCGCTCAACAACCTCGGCGCGGACGGGATCCCGCTGTGGAACGACCGCGACGAGTTCTACTACGATGTCATCCACCTTCCGGACGACACGTATCAGGCGCTCGCGATCCGGTCCGCGGTCGGCCTCTTGCCGCTGTTCGCGGTGGAGACGATCGAGCCGGCGCTGCTGGCGATGCTGCCGGAATTCCGGTCGCGCCTGGAGTGGGTGCTGGCCAACCGGAGCGATCTCGCAAGCCTCGTCTCGCGCTGGCAGGAGCCGGGCGCGGGGGAGCGGCGCCTCCTCGCTCTCGCGCGCGGCCACCGAATGAAGCGCGTGCTGCGGCGCGCGCTGGATCCGCAGGAGTTCCTCAGCGACTGCGGCGTGCGCATGATGAGCCGGTACCACGCGGACCATCCGTACATGCTGGAAATCAACGGCCAGACCTATCGCGTGGCGTACGAGCCCGCGGAGTCGCGCACCGGCCTCTTCGGCGGCAACTCGAACTGGCGCGGCCCCGTCTGGTTTCCCATCAACTTTCTGCTGATCGAATCGCTGCGGCGTTTTCACCGGTACTACGGCGACGACTTTCTGGTCGAGCATCCGACGGGGTCGGGCACGCTCCGGACGCTCAGCGCGATCGCGGACGATCTGTCGGATCGCCTCACGCGCATTTTTCTGCGGGACGCCGGCGGCCGCCGCGCGGTGTTTGGAGGCAACGACCGGTTTCAGACCGACCCGCAGTGGCGCGATTACATCCCGTTCTACGAGTACTTCCACGGCGACACCGGCGCCGGCCTCGGTGCGAGCCACCAGACCGGGTGGACGGCTCTCGTCGCCACGCTGCTCTCGGAGCCGTTGCGCTGA
- a CDS encoding HAD family phosphatase, translated as MTRVDIRAFIFDLDGTLVETERLKALSYAAAARELRPALSEDQVVDAFTEFVGQTRDDMARNLTARLGLEEAARARMAEFGAGEPWQVLSALRTRHYEGVLGDPDLLRGQRYPHNIELLHWARRHEFRTALCSMSHRTEIDRVLDALGLADCFEVIASVDDVARPKPDPEIDLLVARRLGLHPAECLVIEDSPPGVQAARGAGMAVIAVTTPLTRRQFRDHDLLDRRWVVDNPERLQAVVRERLEAST; from the coding sequence TTGACCCGGGTCGACATCCGCGCGTTCATCTTTGACCTGGACGGCACGCTCGTCGAGACCGAGCGTCTGAAGGCGCTGTCCTACGCCGCGGCCGCGCGCGAGCTCCGGCCGGCTCTGTCCGAAGACCAGGTCGTGGACGCGTTCACGGAGTTCGTCGGGCAGACGCGGGACGACATGGCGCGAAACCTCACGGCGCGATTGGGCCTCGAGGAGGCGGCGCGCGCGCGAATGGCCGAATTCGGCGCCGGCGAGCCGTGGCAGGTCCTCTCGGCGCTGCGGACACGCCATTACGAAGGCGTGCTGGGCGATCCCGACCTGCTGCGCGGGCAGCGGTATCCGCACAATATCGAGCTCCTGCACTGGGCGCGCCGGCACGAGTTTCGAACGGCGCTCTGCAGCATGTCTCACCGTACCGAGATCGACCGCGTGCTGGACGCCCTCGGGCTGGCCGATTGTTTCGAGGTGATCGCGAGCGTCGACGACGTTGCGCGTCCCAAGCCGGACCCCGAGATCGATCTGCTCGTCGCCCGCAGGCTTGGGCTTCATCCGGCCGAATGCCTGGTGATCGAAGATTCGCCGCCCGGCGTGCAGGCGGCGCGCGGGGCGGGGATGGCGGTGATCGCCGTCACGACGCCGCTGACGCGCCGGCAGTTTCGGGACCACGACCTGCTGGACCGCCGTTGGGTCGTCGACAACCCGGAGAGATTGCAGGCCGTCGTGCGGGAACGCCTCGAGGCGTCCACGTGA
- a CDS encoding PaaI family thioesterase: protein MVGPGGPGSSGPVHPLIEKAITSKVPIAELIGFHVEEVGDGRVILSLHAGPQHANPMGTLHGGVLCDVADAAMGLAFVTTLAPDESFATVALDINFFRPVWQANLRAEGRVVNRGKNTGYVECDVIDQDGKKVARAHSTCFVLRGDQANDR, encoded by the coding sequence ATGGTCGGGCCCGGCGGGCCCGGTTCTTCCGGGCCGGTCCATCCGCTGATTGAGAAAGCGATCACTTCGAAGGTCCCGATCGCGGAGCTCATCGGGTTCCACGTCGAGGAGGTCGGCGACGGCCGTGTCATCCTGTCGCTCCACGCCGGCCCGCAGCACGCCAACCCGATGGGGACGCTGCACGGCGGCGTGTTGTGCGACGTCGCGGACGCGGCCATGGGGCTCGCGTTCGTGACGACCCTCGCGCCGGACGAGTCGTTTGCCACGGTGGCGCTCGACATCAATTTCTTCCGCCCGGTCTGGCAGGCGAATCTGCGCGCGGAAGGGCGGGTCGTCAACCGCGGGAAGAACACGGGCTATGTCGAGTGCGACGTGATCGATCAGGACGGCAAGAAGGTCGCCAGGGCGCACTCGACCTGCTTCGTCCTGCGCGGGGATCAAGCGAACGACCGTTGA
- a CDS encoding serine protease, with product MSQAQPSPGANSIVALLDLAAQSAGKGVFGSGFVISSDGVVLTNAHVVLGAQRDPDHYRLVALWRAEWFSASVVCASSLGADSAALDYTQMVNPRRDVAEVRLGPAFVERSIEVLGQRWRPHTGPLPRFAALAFAGRDPAAGQQVETRGYVFGAAPPTLTMKRGRVLRLFNASDGTPVVTVRYTTPVEHGQSGAPIFDASGDVVAMQTWGSASMPDDGAGIAQSVLRTPCL from the coding sequence GTGTCTCAGGCGCAGCCGAGCCCGGGTGCGAATAGTATCGTCGCGCTGCTGGATCTTGCTGCTCAGTCCGCCGGCAAGGGCGTCTTCGGCTCGGGCTTCGTCATCAGTTCTGACGGCGTAGTATTGACGAACGCGCATGTCGTGCTTGGGGCGCAACGCGATCCGGATCACTACCGGCTGGTCGCGCTATGGCGCGCCGAGTGGTTTTCAGCGTCGGTGGTGTGCGCATCTTCGCTGGGCGCTGACTCTGCGGCTCTGGACTACACGCAGATGGTCAATCCGCGGCGGGATGTTGCCGAAGTCCGCCTGGGCCCTGCGTTCGTCGAGCGGTCCATCGAGGTGCTGGGACAGCGGTGGCGGCCACACACGGGACCCCTGCCGAGGTTCGCGGCGCTCGCGTTCGCAGGTCGCGATCCGGCCGCCGGGCAGCAAGTCGAGACCCGAGGATATGTCTTCGGCGCGGCCCCGCCGACCCTCACGATGAAGCGAGGCCGTGTGCTGCGTCTGTTCAACGCGTCCGACGGAACTCCCGTAGTCACAGTCCGCTATACAACACCGGTGGAACACGGCCAGTCGGGGGCGCCGATTTTCGATGCGTCAGGCGATGTGGTGGCGATGCAGACGTGGGGGTCGGCCTCGATGCCAGACGACGGCGCGGGTATCGCCCAAAGCGTGCTTCGAACGCCGTGTCTGTGA
- the murA gene encoding UDP-N-acetylglucosamine 1-carboxyvinyltransferase gives MASIDVAQDTRVERLLIEGGRPLRGRLRVAGAKNSSLAVIAAAALAADRSTIENVPRCRDVFTLLDILRALGMRAEFTRSGRLEVDARQIDTHVAPYDLCRQMRASYYAAGVLLARVGRAEVPLPGGDDFGTRPVDFHMRGFEALGARVTTEHGYLKAEASEIAPAKFYVPRSSVGTTINLMLAASRTRGVTTLQNAAREPEVVDTAVFLSLLGARVRGAGTSTVTIEGTPDLRGATHAIIPDRIEAGTYLIAAAATHGDILVEDLISEHVTALLSKLSDAGVTIDSDPLGVRVRVERDLRPIEIDTAPYPGFATDYHPQCAAMLVAVAGQSAIRETVFENRFQYVAELRRMGAELRVDGDTVIITGVPHLSGASVEAVDIRAGAAVVIAGLTAEGTTEVGNIEHLDRGYEGMDDKLRSLGAEIQRVKI, from the coding sequence CTGGCCAGCATTGACGTCGCGCAAGACACCAGGGTCGAACGGCTGCTGATCGAGGGCGGCCGCCCGCTCCGGGGACGTTTGCGCGTCGCCGGCGCGAAAAACAGCTCGCTGGCCGTGATCGCCGCCGCCGCCCTTGCCGCCGATCGGTCGACGATTGAAAACGTTCCGCGCTGCCGCGATGTCTTCACCCTGCTCGACATCCTGCGCGCGCTCGGGATGCGCGCGGAATTCACGCGCTCCGGCCGCCTCGAAGTGGACGCCCGCCAGATCGATACGCACGTCGCGCCCTACGACCTGTGCCGCCAAATGCGCGCCTCCTATTACGCGGCGGGCGTGCTGTTGGCGAGGGTAGGGCGGGCGGAAGTTCCGCTGCCGGGCGGGGACGATTTCGGGACCCGGCCGGTCGATTTTCATATGCGGGGCTTCGAGGCGCTCGGCGCCCGCGTGACCACGGAGCACGGCTACCTCAAGGCCGAGGCGTCCGAGATCGCGCCCGCAAAGTTCTACGTCCCCCGCAGCAGCGTCGGCACCACGATCAATCTCATGCTGGCGGCGTCCCGCACGCGGGGGGTCACAACTCTGCAGAACGCCGCCCGCGAGCCGGAGGTCGTCGACACCGCGGTCTTTCTGTCCCTGCTCGGCGCGCGGGTACGCGGCGCCGGCACGAGCACCGTGACGATCGAGGGTACCCCCGACCTGCGCGGCGCCACGCACGCGATCATTCCGGACCGGATCGAGGCCGGCACCTACCTGATCGCCGCCGCGGCGACGCACGGCGATATCCTCGTCGAGGACCTCATCTCGGAGCACGTGACCGCGCTGCTCTCGAAACTGTCGGACGCCGGCGTGACGATCGATTCGGACCCGCTCGGGGTGCGCGTGCGCGTGGAACGCGATCTGCGGCCGATTGAGATCGATACCGCCCCCTATCCGGGGTTTGCGACGGACTATCATCCGCAGTGCGCGGCGATGCTGGTCGCCGTCGCCGGGCAGAGCGCGATCCGCGAGACCGTCTTTGAAAACCGCTTCCAATACGTGGCCGAGCTGCGCCGCATGGGCGCGGAGCTGCGCGTGGACGGCGACACGGTCATCATCACCGGCGTGCCCCACCTCAGCGGGGCGTCGGTCGAAGCCGTCGACATCCGCGCCGGCGCCGCCGTCGTCATCGCCGGGCTCACCGCCGAGGGCACGACCGAGGTTGGGAACATCGAACACCTGGATCGCGGCTACGAGGGCATGGATGACAAACTCCGCAGCCTCGGCGCCGAGATTCAGCGGGTCAAGATCTGA
- a CDS encoding IreB family regulatory phosphoprotein: MGEHEKTGVFQVGAHQMRDVGEVLRYVFDALRERGYNPTDQVVGYLVSGDPTYITSHRDARTLIRQLDRGRLLEELVQSYVDAKMGGKAAGQH; this comes from the coding sequence ATGGGGGAACATGAGAAGACGGGGGTCTTCCAGGTCGGCGCCCATCAGATGCGGGACGTCGGTGAGGTCCTGCGATACGTGTTTGACGCGCTGCGGGAGCGCGGGTATAACCCGACCGACCAAGTCGTCGGGTACCTCGTGTCCGGCGACCCGACGTACATCACGAGCCACCGGGACGCCCGGACTTTGATCCGGCAGCTCGACCGAGGGCGGCTGCTCGAAGAACTGGTGCAGAGTTACGTGGACGCGAAGATGGGGGGAAAGGCCGCTGGCCAGCATTGA
- the ubiE gene encoding bifunctional demethylmenaquinone methyltransferase/2-methoxy-6-polyprenyl-1,4-benzoquinol methylase UbiE → MRPQRIVEASGVHVGRGGASPEEKVRYVRRMFGAIAPRYDLANLFISAGLHRLWKRITVDLTDVPAGGRALDICCGTGDLALLLAERVGPRGRVVGVDFTPEMLEIAGRRAASAGYRGVCRFVAGDAQAVPFADGTFDAVTVGFGIRNVGHPEQALREWWRILRPGGRLAVLEFSRPRNPFIRGLYDGYSFTLMPLLGRMATRHPDAYLYLPASVRRWPDQDAFGAMLRGAGFEQVRYRNFGSGITAVHLAIRPSASAAVSGVTYGGT, encoded by the coding sequence GTGCGGCCTCAACGTATCGTCGAGGCGTCGGGCGTTCACGTGGGGCGCGGCGGCGCGTCCCCGGAGGAGAAGGTCCGGTACGTGCGCCGGATGTTCGGCGCGATCGCCCCGCGGTATGACCTTGCCAACCTCTTCATCAGCGCCGGCCTCCACCGGCTGTGGAAGCGGATCACGGTCGATCTCACCGACGTGCCGGCGGGTGGTCGGGCGCTCGACATCTGCTGCGGCACCGGGGATCTCGCGCTGCTGCTGGCCGAGCGCGTCGGGCCGCGGGGCCGCGTTGTGGGCGTCGATTTCACGCCGGAGATGCTCGAGATCGCCGGCCGGCGGGCCGCGTCGGCCGGGTACCGCGGGGTCTGCCGGTTTGTCGCGGGCGACGCGCAGGCCGTGCCGTTCGCCGACGGCACCTTCGACGCGGTGACCGTCGGGTTCGGGATCCGCAACGTCGGCCATCCCGAGCAGGCGCTGCGGGAGTGGTGGCGCATTCTGCGTCCGGGGGGCCGGCTCGCCGTCTTGGAGTTCAGCCGCCCCCGCAACCCTTTTATCCGGGGGCTGTACGACGGCTACTCGTTTACGCTGATGCCGTTGCTCGGCCGGATGGCGACCCGCCATCCCGACGCGTACCTCTACCTCCCGGCCTCGGTGCGCCGGTGGCCGGACCAGGACGCCTTCGGCGCCATGCTGCGAGGCGCGGGGTTCGAGCAGGTCCGGTACCGCAACTTCGGGTCGGGGATCACGGCGGTCCATCTCGCGATTCGGCCATCCGCTTCGGCGGCGGTCTCAGGGGTGACGTATGGGGGAACATGA
- a CDS encoding ABC transporter substrate-binding protein yields the protein MKRSTRYALLLTALLLVAVSGTQWAGAQGAVSLRYYYPVGASGPLNVLMTAMVNDFNASHPGIHVEPVFAGNYVETMAKAMTAVLGGTPPDVAVLDTPELYSLLDREAIIPLDDLIAKTGGKAWLDDYYGALLLNAKSNGHVYSIPWQRSTPIFYYNRDLFRKAGLDPSRAPKDWTELAEYGQKLTIRDSSGQVTQWGVEAPVADTSPWVFQGFAIEAGANFFDPNLGKWVKFNSPEVVGALQFILDLQNKYKVHPTGPTSLAFWNQVPQDFIQQKAAMIYSTTGNMTFIRTNAKFDWSAGFMPAGKRYGAPTGGGSFYVFNKIPQDRVQAAWTFITWMTSPANAARWSIGTGYVPIRKTELSTPAFSAYLKQVPQALTATLQLRVAGEQMTIHDVDQIGTMLVTAIQAAQSGRLSAQAALDRAQRDATQLLSKY from the coding sequence ATGAAACGATCCACACGCTACGCGCTGCTTCTGACGGCGTTGCTGCTGGTCGCGGTGAGCGGCACGCAGTGGGCCGGCGCCCAGGGCGCCGTCTCGCTTCGGTACTACTATCCCGTCGGGGCCTCGGGGCCGTTGAACGTGCTCATGACCGCGATGGTCAACGACTTCAACGCATCCCACCCCGGCATCCACGTCGAGCCGGTATTCGCCGGCAACTACGTCGAGACGATGGCGAAGGCCATGACCGCGGTGCTCGGCGGCACCCCGCCCGACGTGGCCGTTCTCGACACGCCGGAGCTCTACTCGCTGCTCGACCGGGAGGCGATCATTCCGCTCGACGACCTGATCGCCAAGACCGGCGGCAAGGCGTGGCTCGACGACTACTACGGCGCACTGCTCCTCAACGCGAAGAGCAACGGCCACGTGTACAGCATCCCGTGGCAGCGCAGCACGCCGATCTTCTACTATAACCGGGACCTCTTCCGGAAGGCCGGGCTCGACCCGAGCCGCGCCCCGAAAGACTGGACCGAGCTCGCGGAGTACGGGCAAAAGCTGACGATCCGCGACTCGAGCGGCCAGGTGACCCAATGGGGCGTCGAGGCGCCGGTTGCCGATACGTCGCCGTGGGTCTTCCAGGGGTTTGCGATCGAGGCCGGCGCGAATTTCTTCGACCCGAATCTGGGCAAGTGGGTCAAGTTCAACTCGCCGGAAGTGGTCGGGGCCCTCCAGTTCATCCTCGATCTGCAGAACAAGTACAAGGTCCATCCGACCGGGCCGACCAGCCTCGCCTTCTGGAACCAGGTGCCGCAGGACTTCATCCAGCAGAAGGCCGCGATGATCTATTCGACCACCGGCAACATGACGTTCATCCGGACCAACGCCAAGTTCGACTGGAGCGCGGGCTTCATGCCGGCGGGCAAACGGTACGGCGCGCCGACCGGCGGCGGCAGCTTCTACGTCTTCAATAAGATCCCGCAGGACCGCGTGCAGGCGGCGTGGACGTTCATTACCTGGATGACGAGCCCGGCGAACGCCGCCCGGTGGAGCATCGGGACCGGGTACGTCCCGATCCGCAAGACCGAGCTGTCCACGCCGGCGTTCTCGGCGTACCTCAAGCAGGTGCCGCAGGCGCTCACCGCCACACTGCAGCTGCGGGTGGCCGGCGAGCAGATGACGATCCACGACGTCGACCAGATCGGCACGATGCTGGTGACGGCGATCCAGGCCGCGCAGTCCGGCCGGCTCTCCGCACAGGCGGCGCTCGACCGGGCGCAGCGCGACGCCACGCAGCTGCTGTCGAAGTATTAA